A stretch of Polypterus senegalus isolate Bchr_013 chromosome 3, ASM1683550v1, whole genome shotgun sequence DNA encodes these proteins:
- the suox gene encoding sulfite oxidase, mitochondrial gives MLFPRQSVGLAQACFYFSSRFVRRGTPVLHPHACNGLNWARRMTSDGSQGPGKKQMGKPRWRLTAAGLLVGTGAVLAYGLAQEQSEHAASSPNDNSEVPLQDNSTTTATKVYPVYSREEVVKHRTLADRVWVTFKGEIFDITDFVGLHPGGNKIMLAAGGALEPFWALYAVHSQEHVLEILSQYKVGELSAEDQLEKSYSDDVSDPYARDPQRHPALVVNSLKPFNAEPPPEILTEDPITPNTFFFKRNHLPVPHVDPASYKLEISGTGLPDTLTLTLNDLKTKFTKHTVIATLQCAGNRRSEMNKVKTVKGLEWGRGAISTARWGGVRLRDVLLHAGYKPDSCSLVQHVQFEGLDKDVTGTSYGASIPLHKALSEDGDVLLAYEMNGEVLPLDHGFPLRVVVPGVVGARNVKWLGKIILSAEESQSHWQQNDYKGFSPSVDWDTVDFSSAPAIQELPIQSAITEPENGAILEKDSDMLTIKGYAWSGGGREVVRVDVSLDGGKTWCVAELRSAEGEEAPPLGKAWAWKLWQLSVPFPPDMNQLDIVCKAVDNSYNTQPDTVAPIWNLRGVLCNAWHRVRVTVTTH, from the exons ATGCTTTTTCCTAGACAGTCTGTTGGACTGGCCCAGGCCTGCTTCTACTTTTCGTCCAG ATTTGTGCGGCGGGGGACACCTGTGCTGCATCCTCATGCCTGCAATGGACTCAACTGGGCACGCAGAATGACCAGTGATGGGAGCCAGGGACCTGGAAAAAAGCAGATGGGAAAACCACGTTGGAGACTAACTGCAGCAGGACTGCTTGTGGGGACAGGGGCAGTGCTGGCCTATGGATTAGCCCAAGAACAG aGCGAACATGCTGCCTCTTCTCCAAATGACAACTCAGAGGTGCCATTGCAGGACAACTCCACTACCACTGCAACCAAAGTATATCCAGTCTATTCCCGGGAGGAAGTGGTTAAACACAGGACCCTGGCAGATCGAGTTTGGGTAACTTTCAAGGGTGAGATTTTTGACATCACAGACTTTGTGGGACTGCACCCTGGTGGCAACAAGATTATGCTAGCTGCAGGGGGTGCTCTGGAACCCTTCTGGGCTTTGTATGCTGTCCACAGTCAGGAGCATGTGCTAGAAATTCTTAGTCAATACAAAGTGGGAGAGCTGAGTGCTGAAGACCAGTTGGAAAAATCATACAGTGATGATGTTTCTGACCCTTATGCTCGGGATCCTCAAAGGCACCCTGCCTTGGTGGTCAACAGCCTGAAACCTTTCAATGCCGAGCCTCCGCCAGAGATCTTGACAGAAGATCCCATCACACCAAACACGTTTTTCTTCAAGAGGAACCACCTACCAGTCCCTCATGTTGACCCTGCTAGTTATAAGCTGGAAATCTCAGGAACTGGCCTTCCTGACACCCTGACTCTTACACTTAATGACCTCAAAACTAAATTCACCAAGCACACAGTTATTGCCACCTTGCAGTGTGCTGGAAACAGGAGGTCTGAAATGAACAAAGTGAAAACCGTGAAAGGACTGGAGTGGGGCCGGGGTGCCATTAGCACAGCAAGGTGGGGGGGTGTTCGGCTACGTGATGTCTTGCTGCATGCAGGGTACAAGCCAGATAGTTGTAGTCTTGTTCAGCATGTGCAATTTGAAGGTTTGGACAAGGATGTGACTGGAACTTCTTATGGAGCCTCGATACCATTACACAAAGCCCTGAGTGAGGATGGTGATGTGCTTCTGGCCTATGAGATGAATGGTGAAGTTCTGCCACTTGATCATGGCTTCCCTCTGCGTGTAGTGGTGCCAGGTGTTGTTGGTGCTCGCAATGTAAAATGGCTTGGCAAAATCATCCTTAGTGCTGAGGAAAGCCAGAGCCACTGGCAACAGAATGATTACAAAGGCTTCTCCCCATCTGTAGACTGGGACACtgtggactttagctctgccCCTGCTATACAGGAGCTGCCCATTCAGTCTGCCATTACTGAGCCGGAGAATGGGGCCATTCTCGAAAAGGACAGTGACATGTTGACCATCAAAGGCTATGCCTGGAGTGGAGGGGGTCGGGAGGTGGTGCGTGTGGATGTGTCTCTTGATGGTGGCAAAACATGGTGTGTAGCTGAGCTGCGGAGTGCAGAGGGTGAAGAGGCACCTCCACTTGGCAAAGCCTGGGCTTGGAAACTCTGGCAACTCAGTGTTCCTTTTCCTCCTGACATGAACCAGCTAGACATTGTATGTAAAGCAGTGGATAACAGCTACAACACCCAACCTGACACTGTCGCCCCCATTTGGAACCTGAGAGGTGTTCTGTGCAATGCCTGGCACCGGGTTAGAGTTACTGTGACCACACATTAG